Proteins from one Deinococcus sp. AB2017081 genomic window:
- a CDS encoding PIN/TRAM domain-containing protein, whose amino-acid sequence MLAIRLLTMLLGLLAGLGAGRALAAIQPEELGVVNTLSLMLAGVLTALLFAPRAERLGLQYTTRLGRWYAALSPRKVAAATFGMIIALLLSVLLGSLLQALPFYNWIWSVAVTALLCVFFVTYATGHADAFGLLAFPQVRRKPGSTLLDSSVIIDGRILDLTRAGLLDGELVVPTFILRELQALSDSADPQKRTRGKRGLGILEDLRELRHLHIEDWDDPALPGADDKLIRLARETGARIFTNDSNLGKIARLHDVQTINIHAIAVALRAQVQAGDPLTITITKSGQQAGQGVGYLDDGTMVVVEDGLKHRGKAVRVQVVNNVQTSVGRMIFAKLDREEAVV is encoded by the coding sequence GTGCTCGCCATCCGCCTCCTGACCATGCTCCTGGGCCTGCTCGCCGGGCTCGGGGCCGGGCGCGCCCTGGCGGCGATCCAACCCGAGGAACTCGGGGTCGTCAACACCCTGAGCCTGATGCTCGCGGGGGTGCTGACCGCCCTGCTGTTCGCGCCCCGCGCGGAACGCCTGGGCCTGCAGTACACGACCCGGCTGGGCCGCTGGTATGCCGCGCTGTCGCCCCGCAAGGTCGCTGCTGCCACCTTCGGCATGATCATCGCCCTGCTGCTGAGCGTGCTGCTGGGCAGCCTGCTCCAGGCCCTGCCGTTCTACAACTGGATCTGGAGCGTCGCCGTCACCGCGCTGCTGTGCGTGTTCTTCGTGACCTACGCCACCGGCCACGCGGACGCCTTCGGGCTGCTGGCCTTTCCGCAGGTACGCCGCAAGCCGGGCAGCACGCTGCTGGATTCCAGCGTCATCATCGACGGCCGGATCCTCGATCTCACCCGTGCCGGGCTGCTCGACGGGGAACTCGTCGTTCCCACCTTCATCCTGCGGGAGCTGCAGGCCCTGTCCGACAGTGCCGATCCCCAGAAGCGCACCCGCGGCAAGCGCGGGCTGGGCATCCTGGAAGACCTGCGCGAGCTGCGCCATCTCCATATCGAGGACTGGGACGATCCCGCCCTGCCCGGCGCCGACGACAAGCTGATCCGGCTGGCCCGCGAGACCGGCGCCCGGATCTTCACCAACGACAGCAACCTGGGCAAGATCGCCCGTCTGCACGACGTCCAGACCATCAACATTCACGCCATTGCCGTCGCGCTGCGGGCCCAGGTGCAGGCCGGCGATCCCCTGACCATCACGATCACCAAGAGTGGCCAGCAGGCCGGGCAGGGTGTCGGCTATCTCGATGACGGCACCATGGTGGTCGTCGAGGACGGCCTGAAACACCGGGGCAAGGCCGTGCGCGTGCAGGTCGTGAACAATGTGCAGACCAGTGTGGGCCGCATGATCTTCGCCAAGCTGGATCGGGAGGAAGCGGTGGTGTAG
- a CDS encoding winged helix-turn-helix domain-containing protein — translation MTVSFWRPSHLTRAQQEERRLAAHSALTDPGRTTDDLAQQFGVAEVTIRAWRARLRRDGEDALRASRATGRPQHLTAAQQDEIGAVIDGDPRSHGFETSGWTIPKIRHVIGVTSGVWLDRAHLSRILRRWGFTYQRPALRAVERHDDDIATWVRVQREALGKKSR, via the coding sequence TTGACAGTTTCCTTCTGGCGGCCGAGCCACCTCACGCGCGCCCAACAGGAAGAACGGCGTCTGGCCGCCCACTCTGCCCTCACCGACCCGGGCCGCACGACCGACGACCTGGCCCAGCAGTTCGGCGTGGCCGAGGTCACCATCCGTGCGTGGCGTGCTCGGCTGCGGCGCGATGGAGAGGACGCGCTGCGCGCGTCCCGCGCCACTGGTCGACCACAACATCTGACCGCTGCGCAACAAGACGAGATCGGAGCCGTAATTGACGGTGACCCCCGGTCGCACGGCTTTGAAACCAGCGGCTGGACGATCCCGAAGATCCGCCACGTGATCGGCGTGACCTCCGGCGTGTGGCTTGATCGGGCGCACCTCTCCCGAATCCTGCGCCGCTGGGGGTTCACGTATCAGCGGCCCGCGCTGCGGGCCGTGGAACGCCACGACGACGACATCGCCACCTGGGTTCGTGTCCAGCGAGAGGCCCTGGGAAAAAAAAGTCGCTGA
- a CDS encoding transposase, producing MLLHIDGEVVVVLDHAMIHRLKSVQAFVHLHERLSLVYLPPYAPELNPIELFWADLKRNVVGNFCAMSVGELKKRLSVGWQSIRRKALPLAFIRGRPFTASLLI from the coding sequence GTGCTGCTCCATATCGACGGCGAGGTGGTTGTGGTGCTGGATCACGCCATGATCCACCGGTTGAAGTCGGTGCAGGCGTTCGTGCACCTGCACGAACGCCTGTCGTTGGTCTACCTGCCGCCGTATGCGCCGGAACTGAACCCGATCGAGTTGTTCTGGGCAGATCTCAAGCGGAATGTGGTGGGGAACTTCTGCGCGATGTCGGTGGGCGAATTGAAGAAGCGGTTGTCGGTCGGCTGGCAGAGCATCCGGCGCAAGGCCCTGCCGCTTGCGTTCATCCGAGGAAGGCCGTTCACGGCGTCGCTACTGATTTAA
- a CDS encoding twin-arginine translocation signal domain-containing protein — protein sequence MTDQPTVTAHTAGEAPSTNRRSLLKHLTATGVGLGLSGLASSALAGGAPGPMKMGLNEKTFRMGVIGPAELSLITSQIAVARATNANAREFARFELREAIAVTTVLKELKTPVPPMDAKARATLARIQSAPDGKDFDTAYIMAQHDNHVFLQQLATAYLANTTPNEPTFPEQQGRHLATLALNQFTEHVELTARILKELQA from the coding sequence ATGACTGACCAACCGACAGTGACCGCCCACACCGCTGGAGAAGCCCCCTCCACCAATCGCCGCAGCCTGCTCAAGCACCTCACCGCCACCGGTGTGGGGCTCGGCCTCAGTGGACTGGCCTCGTCCGCCCTGGCGGGCGGTGCCCCTGGCCCCATGAAGATGGGCCTGAACGAGAAGACCTTCCGCATGGGCGTCATCGGGCCAGCTGAGCTCTCCCTGATCACCAGCCAGATTGCGGTCGCCCGGGCGACCAACGCCAACGCCCGGGAGTTCGCCCGCTTCGAACTGCGGGAGGCCATTGCGGTGACCACCGTGCTCAAAGAACTCAAGACCCCGGTGCCTCCAATGGATGCCAAAGCCAGGGCGACGCTCGCACGCATTCAGTCCGCTCCCGACGGGAAGGACTTTGACACGGCGTACATCATGGCCCAGCATGACAACCACGTCTTTTTGCAGCAACTGGCAACGGCGTATCTGGCAAATACCACGCCGAATGAACCGACGTTCCCGGAGCAGCAGGGGCGGCACCTGGCGACGCTGGCCCTGAATCAGTTCACGGAGCATGTCGAATTGACGGCACGGATCCTCAAGGAACTACAAGCCTAG
- a CDS encoding SMC family ATPase: MRPLKLELQGFTAFRQFTTLDFTDLELFALVGPTGSGKSSLLDAMTFALYGQTARLGGAGLDALISQGERGLNASLTFEVSGVIYRASRTKGRKQSENEVRFERQDEQGRWTNLSEGTGGARGISERIRQAVGLDFDTFRRSVVLPQGEFSRVLLGKSAERQALLGELTGLTHVQGMQRVASDRAKDLKAESASLNAVLAGEYADVTADALAALRAERDALSGEAERLTDERERLQTAVTRLRDLEKIWRSREDTARRLSTLESREGGVQDGAVRAARARRVAGVLPLLDAAERARIAQERETRELDRAQAAAAAAMGTATRAADALASAHAQETQIPELELKAETLKDAEADAARLKRGGGTPQTTHPSPLPWDEDAFFVAQQGAQRAEKNRQERQLIETERVGLKAALERLAAEEHAQRQAEAERERVHREGTEGKAALEAAQQALEAARVDAGLASHRAHLHVGEPCPLCQQVIRTLPDGPVADLGVLQTRVTTLSATLDDRRSRFTDLRAQIKAKALWLEEKRAETSDWDDRLKQRDLDLRASDALIHGDPQTDVLRLLASLADRVRKAGNDPAGQRRATLTQIQTIRKTVQDAQATLSRAQGDVSAAHATLTAARANAAARTDEAALAQSALDSALTALNLDAAQARAAALPENDIAALEDAARTHAAQVAQLQAALADLNRQLGAAPFDPAQLDQTHRDLIATDAALSAARERTGILAEQERQLRERLERRADIEARASSASRRYDTWQTLTNTLKTSEFQQFLLAEVEAQLLTRAGILLHEISDGRYRLALQNGDYVVQDLWNAGEVRGVKTLSGGETFLASLSLAIALSDYLAGNRVLGALFLDEGFGTLDPQALEAVAGALENLRTQGRMVGVVTHVESLSERLPSRLLVTKSVAGSSVHRLDG, translated from the coding sequence GTGCGCCCGCTGAAACTCGAACTCCAGGGCTTCACGGCGTTCCGGCAGTTCACCACGCTGGACTTCACGGATCTGGAGCTGTTCGCGCTGGTGGGGCCGACCGGCAGCGGGAAATCCAGTTTGCTGGACGCCATGACCTTCGCGCTGTACGGGCAGACGGCGCGGCTGGGCGGGGCGGGGCTGGACGCGCTGATCTCGCAGGGCGAGCGGGGCCTGAACGCCAGCCTGACCTTCGAGGTCAGTGGCGTCATCTACAGGGCGTCGCGCACCAAGGGCCGCAAGCAGTCCGAGAACGAGGTGCGCTTCGAGCGGCAGGACGAGCAGGGCCGCTGGACGAACCTGTCGGAGGGAACCGGGGGCGCGAGGGGCATCTCGGAGCGCATCCGGCAGGCCGTGGGGCTCGACTTCGACACCTTCCGCCGTTCGGTCGTGCTGCCGCAGGGCGAGTTCTCCCGCGTGCTGCTGGGCAAGTCCGCCGAGCGCCAGGCGCTGCTGGGCGAGTTGACCGGCCTGACGCACGTGCAGGGCATGCAGCGCGTGGCATCCGACCGGGCGAAGGATCTGAAGGCCGAGTCCGCCAGCCTGAACGCCGTACTGGCCGGCGAGTACGCCGACGTGACGGCGGATGCCCTGGCCGCCCTGCGCGCCGAACGCGACGCCCTGAGCGGCGAGGCCGAGCGCCTGACCGACGAGCGCGAGCGCCTGCAGACCGCCGTGACCCGATTGCGCGACCTGGAGAAGATCTGGCGCAGCCGCGAGGACACCGCCCGCCGCCTGAGCACCCTGGAGTCGCGCGAGGGCGGCGTGCAGGACGGAGCCGTCCGCGCCGCGCGGGCCCGGCGCGTGGCCGGGGTGCTGCCGCTGCTCGACGCCGCCGAGCGGGCCCGGATCGCCCAGGAACGCGAGACGCGCGAGCTGGACCGGGCGCAGGCCGCCGCTGCCGCCGCCATGGGCACCGCCACCCGCGCCGCCGACGCCCTGGCGAGCGCGCACGCGCAGGAAACCCAGATTCCCGAGCTGGAACTGAAGGCCGAGACCCTGAAAGATGCCGAGGCCGACGCCGCCCGCCTGAAGCGTGGGGGCGGCACGCCGCAGACCACGCACCCCAGTCCCCTGCCGTGGGACGAGGACGCCTTCTTCGTCGCCCAGCAGGGCGCGCAGCGGGCCGAGAAGAACCGCCAGGAACGCCAGCTGATCGAGACCGAGCGCGTGGGTCTGAAGGCTGCGCTGGAACGTCTGGCCGCCGAGGAACACGCGCAGCGGCAGGCCGAGGCCGAACGCGAACGTGTCCACCGCGAGGGCACCGAGGGCAAGGCGGCGCTGGAGGCCGCGCAGCAGGCGCTGGAGGCCGCCCGGGTCGACGCCGGACTGGCCTCACACCGCGCCCACCTGCATGTCGGGGAGCCGTGCCCGCTGTGTCAGCAGGTCATCCGCACCCTGCCGGACGGCCCGGTGGCCGATCTGGGCGTGCTCCAGACTCGGGTGACGACCCTGAGCGCCACCCTGGACGATCGCCGGAGCCGCTTCACCGACCTGCGGGCACAGATCAAGGCCAAGGCCCTGTGGCTGGAGGAGAAACGCGCCGAGACCAGCGACTGGGACGACCGCCTGAAGCAGCGCGACCTGGATCTGCGTGCGTCCGACGCCCTGATTCACGGCGATCCCCAGACCGACGTCCTGCGGCTGCTGGCCTCCCTGGCCGACCGGGTGCGGAAGGCCGGAAACGACCCGGCCGGGCAGCGCCGGGCCACACTGACCCAGATCCAGACCATCCGGAAGACTGTCCAGGATGCCCAGGCCACCCTGTCCCGCGCCCAGGGCGACGTATCCGCCGCGCACGCGACCCTGACGGCAGCCCGCGCGAATGCCGCCGCCCGCACGGACGAGGCCGCGCTGGCACAGTCCGCGCTCGACTCGGCCCTGACCGCCCTGAACCTCGACGCCGCGCAGGCCCGCGCCGCCGCGCTGCCGGAGAACGACATCGCCGCGCTGGAGGACGCTGCCCGCACCCACGCCGCACAGGTCGCGCAGCTCCAGGCCGCGCTGGCCGACCTGAACCGGCAGCTGGGGGCCGCGCCCTTCGACCCGGCGCAGCTCGACCAGACGCACCGCGACCTGATCGCCACGGACGCCGCCCTGAGTGCCGCCCGCGAACGCACCGGCATCCTGGCCGAGCAGGAACGCCAGCTGCGCGAGCGCCTGGAGCGGCGGGCCGACATCGAGGCGCGGGCGTCCAGCGCGTCGCGCCGCTACGACACGTGGCAGACCCTGACCAACACCCTGAAGACCAGCGAGTTCCAGCAGTTCCTGCTGGCCGAGGTCGAGGCGCAGCTGCTGACGCGGGCGGGTATCCTGCTGCACGAGATCAGCGACGGCCGCTACCGACTGGCCCTCCAGAACGGCGACTACGTGGTGCAGGATCTGTGGAACGCCGGCGAGGTACGCGGCGTGAAGACCCTGTCCGGCGGCGAGACCTTCCTGGCGTCACTGTCGCTGGCGATCGCCCTGAGCGACTATCTGGCGGGCAACCGGGTGCTGGGTGCCCTGTTCCTCGACGAGGGCTTTGGCACGCTGGATCCCCAGGCACTGGAGGCCGTGGCGGGCGCGCTGGAGAACCTGAGAACGCAGGGCCGCATGGTGGGCGTCGTGACCCACGTCGAGAGCCTGTCCGAACGCCTGCCCAGCCGCCTGCTGGTCACGAAGAGCGTGGCGGGAAGCAGCGTGCACCGGCTGGACGGGTAG
- a CDS encoding metallophosphoesterase family protein, protein MRVLHTADFHAGRLLRGYDRTPEIHDALTEIAGLAKTERADAVLVSGDLFDTGNPSADAEAAVFDFFLRLRDAGIPGIVIAGNHDSAARLASVAGLLGWVGIQAVAQPTANPVDMVRSVQTRGGETLTVGALPFLSERRLVKAADLLGGDTGAWRQKYREGMGFFLRRLGEGFVPGHVNMLMAHTTMDGAVPSGSERTLQFDLANAYTVSGLQLPPGAQYVALGHVHKPQQVSEAPPAYYPGSVIQLDFGEAGEKKQVNLVEVEPGRPAQVHAVPLASGRELRTLRVELEHVEARLAREASFTGLLKVVVQAPAGTALPGLKDRVLKLAPNTLAVELDAQQDDLATPDLRREGLSLMDLYERYHRERRGELPDDLRAAFKEADEAARTEDVA, encoded by the coding sequence ATGCGCGTACTTCACACCGCGGATTTCCACGCGGGACGGCTCCTGCGCGGCTACGACCGCACGCCCGAGATCCACGACGCCCTGACCGAGATCGCCGGACTGGCGAAGACCGAGCGTGCCGACGCCGTGCTGGTGTCCGGCGACCTCTTCGACACCGGCAACCCGTCGGCCGACGCCGAGGCCGCCGTGTTCGACTTCTTCCTGAGACTGCGCGACGCCGGCATTCCGGGCATCGTGATCGCCGGGAACCACGACAGCGCGGCGCGGCTGGCCTCGGTGGCGGGCCTGCTGGGCTGGGTGGGCATCCAGGCGGTCGCGCAGCCCACCGCGAACCCGGTGGACATGGTGCGCTCGGTGCAGACGCGCGGCGGCGAGACCCTGACCGTGGGAGCGCTGCCCTTCCTGTCCGAGCGGCGGCTCGTCAAGGCGGCGGATCTGCTGGGCGGCGACACCGGCGCGTGGCGTCAGAAGTACCGCGAGGGCATGGGCTTCTTCCTGCGCCGCCTGGGCGAGGGCTTCGTGCCGGGGCACGTGAACATGCTCATGGCCCACACCACCATGGACGGCGCGGTGCCCAGCGGCAGCGAGCGCACCCTGCAGTTCGACCTCGCCAACGCGTACACCGTGTCGGGCCTGCAACTGCCGCCCGGCGCGCAGTACGTGGCGCTGGGGCACGTGCACAAGCCCCAGCAGGTCTCCGAGGCCCCGCCCGCGTACTACCCCGGCAGCGTGATCCAGCTCGATTTCGGCGAGGCCGGCGAGAAGAAGCAGGTCAACCTCGTCGAGGTGGAACCCGGACGCCCGGCACAGGTGCACGCCGTGCCGCTGGCGAGCGGGCGGGAACTGCGCACCCTGCGCGTGGAGCTGGAACACGTCGAGGCCCGCCTGGCCCGTGAGGCGTCGTTCACCGGCCTCCTGAAGGTCGTGGTACAGGCCCCCGCCGGCACCGCCCTGCCGGGCCTGAAAGACCGCGTGCTGAAGCTCGCGCCGAACACGCTGGCCGTGGAACTCGACGCGCAGCAGGACGACCTCGCCACGCCCGACCTGCGCCGCGAGGGCCTGTCCCTGATGGATCTCTACGAGCGCTACCACCGCGAGCGCCGGGGCGAACTCCCCGACGACCTCCGCGCCGCCTTCAAGGAGGCCGACGAGGCCGCCCGGACGGAGGACGTGGCATGA
- a CDS encoding Uma2 family endonuclease, which yields MSDPAFKAMSIEEYLRTEEDSPVKREYVGGFVYPVNNSDSPVAQAGSSKPHAEIILNVVGHVRPAARRLGCRVYASEIKLRIEGRRSYYYPDVMVACGPDSGDDTSETTPCLLVEVLSRGTAHTDRNAKYGVYTSLPSLQTYLIVDQYERHVYAYHREGEEWTLTEYDGHGSIPLPCLDVALTLDDMYDGVLED from the coding sequence ATGAGCGACCCCGCCTTCAAAGCCATGAGCATTGAAGAGTACCTGCGCACCGAGGAGGACAGCCCGGTCAAGCGCGAGTACGTGGGCGGTTTCGTGTACCCCGTGAACAACAGTGACAGCCCGGTCGCGCAGGCGGGGAGCAGCAAGCCGCACGCCGAGATCATCCTGAACGTTGTCGGGCACGTGCGACCAGCGGCCCGCCGTCTGGGCTGCCGAGTCTACGCATCGGAAATCAAGTTGCGGATCGAGGGTCGCCGGAGTTACTACTATCCGGACGTGATGGTCGCCTGCGGCCCGGACAGCGGTGACGACACCTCCGAGACCACCCCCTGCCTCCTGGTCGAAGTCCTGTCCAGAGGCACCGCGCACACCGACCGCAACGCCAAGTACGGGGTCTATACCTCGCTGCCCAGCCTCCAGACGTACCTGATCGTCGATCAGTACGAGCGGCACGTGTACGCCTACCACCGTGAGGGCGAGGAGTGGACGCTGACCGAGTACGACGGCCACGGCTCCATCCCCCTGCCGTGCCTGGACGTGGCCCTGACGCTGGACGACATGTACGACGGCGTGCTGGAGGACTGA
- a CDS encoding MFS transporter translates to MTTTAPVTLWNRSFVIWWLGSAQSAFGTALSGIATSFLILHQTGSAGQMGVNLALALLPGLLSPLFGTVVDRLPLRVPLMVGNVLRGVIQLGVGIAALRGEVPLEVIYAASFLTGLVGAFYGPAAMGVTPRLVPPGQLQRATGLMQGGTQSMQLVGMVGGGLLVGTLGSAPALIVDGACFLIFAALLPLVRVPARASSAASEPFWASLRAGLTYARHSPLILGLPVLAFLLNASFAPMDVLLPGRMDELGEGPAGFGVFFGLLLGGLAAGSFILAALGSRVDVRRLSVAGLVGMGVTILGLSATQTAGQMYVLAPLLGLANAATNVSIGVIFQRRIAPEFYGRVGSLMTMVGMAGMPLVLLALAPVADRVTLGTAFGVSGVVTVLAAGAWAALLRRDPLPAPEVSVQPAPA, encoded by the coding sequence ATGACCACGACTGCTCCCGTGACCCTGTGGAACCGCTCCTTCGTGATCTGGTGGCTGGGCTCGGCGCAGAGTGCGTTCGGCACGGCGCTGTCGGGGATCGCCACGAGTTTCCTGATCCTGCACCAGACCGGCAGCGCGGGCCAGATGGGGGTGAACCTCGCGCTGGCGCTGCTGCCGGGGCTGCTCTCGCCGCTGTTCGGCACCGTGGTCGACCGGCTGCCGCTGCGCGTCCCGCTGATGGTGGGCAACGTCCTGCGTGGGGTCATCCAGCTCGGGGTCGGGATCGCGGCCCTGCGGGGCGAGGTGCCGCTGGAGGTCATCTACGCGGCGTCGTTCCTGACCGGGCTGGTCGGCGCGTTCTACGGCCCGGCGGCCATGGGCGTCACGCCCCGGCTGGTGCCGCCGGGTCAGCTCCAGCGGGCGACCGGACTCATGCAGGGCGGCACCCAGAGTATGCAGCTGGTCGGCATGGTGGGCGGCGGGCTGCTGGTGGGCACGCTGGGCAGCGCCCCGGCCCTGATCGTGGACGGCGCGTGTTTCCTGATCTTCGCGGCGCTGCTGCCGCTGGTGCGTGTACCGGCCCGTGCGAGTTCGGCCGCCAGCGAACCGTTCTGGGCATCCCTCCGCGCCGGGCTGACGTATGCCCGCCACAGTCCCCTGATCCTGGGCCTGCCGGTGCTCGCCTTCCTGCTCAACGCCTCCTTCGCGCCGATGGACGTGCTGCTGCCGGGCCGCATGGATGAACTTGGCGAGGGCCCGGCGGGCTTCGGTGTGTTCTTCGGACTGCTGCTGGGAGGACTCGCGGCCGGCAGCTTCATCCTGGCCGCACTGGGCAGCCGGGTGGACGTGCGCCGCCTAAGCGTCGCGGGCCTCGTGGGCATGGGCGTGACCATCCTGGGGCTGAGCGCCACCCAGACGGCGGGGCAGATGTACGTCCTGGCCCCGCTGCTGGGGCTGGCGAACGCCGCCACGAACGTCTCGATCGGGGTGATCTTCCAGCGGCGGATCGCGCCCGAGTTTTATGGCCGGGTGGGCAGTCTGATGACCATGGTCGGCATGGCAGGGATGCCCCTGGTGCTCCTGGCGCTGGCCCCGGTGGCCGACCGGGTGACGCTGGGCACCGCGTTCGGCGTGTCCGGTGTGGTGACCGTGCTGGCGGCGGGGGCCTGGGCCGCGCTGCTGCGGCGCGATCCGCTGCCCGCCCCGGAGGTCAGCGTCCAGCCCGCTCCGGCGTGA
- a CDS encoding helix-turn-helix domain-containing protein, whose protein sequence is MSEDDAITPPPPPLPDLFVARTPEQARLLLDDTCQELLARVIRAGASATEAAQAAQITVKQAHHRLTRLVAAGLVQVVGSRPRSGRPVKVYRAVARTYRTPFELTDAATLEDLMGQIFGPFLDSFNERLVRLLVHDDRHDLLLTTDDRGRPTMNLNPQAMPREQRETYGALASFSRPQLDADTRRELERRLRELNDWVTDQDARQRGGPGTLPCLLGLFFTPERAGR, encoded by the coding sequence ATGAGCGAGGACGACGCCATCACCCCTCCTCCACCCCCGCTGCCCGACCTGTTCGTGGCCCGAACCCCCGAGCAGGCGCGGCTGCTGCTGGACGACACCTGCCAGGAGCTGCTGGCGCGCGTGATCCGGGCCGGGGCCAGCGCCACCGAGGCGGCCCAGGCGGCGCAGATCACGGTCAAGCAGGCCCACCACCGCCTGACCCGGCTGGTGGCGGCCGGACTCGTGCAGGTGGTGGGCAGCCGGCCCCGCAGCGGGCGGCCGGTCAAGGTCTACCGCGCGGTGGCCCGGACGTACCGCACGCCCTTCGAGCTGACCGACGCGGCCACCCTGGAAGACCTGATGGGCCAGATCTTCGGCCCATTCCTGGACAGCTTCAACGAGCGGCTCGTCCGGCTGCTCGTGCACGACGACCGACACGACCTGCTGCTGACCACCGACGACCGTGGCCGACCCACCATGAACCTGAATCCTCAGGCGATGCCCCGCGAGCAGCGCGAGACATACGGTGCGCTGGCCTCCTTCAGCCGGCCACAGCTGGACGCCGACACACGCCGCGAACTGGAACGCCGCCTGCGCGAGCTGAACGACTGGGTCACCGATCAGGATGCCCGGCAGCGCGGCGGGCCGGGCACGCTGCCCTGCCTGCTGGGCCTGTTCTTCACGCCGGAGCGGGCTGGACGCTGA